CATGAAGTGGTGTCGACGCTGAAGTGCTTGGCCTCTTTCAGGTAGGTCGGCGCCCAGTCCAGCACGCCATAGCGCAGCAGGTAGACGAACACGTTGGCCAGGGCGATGTACCACAGCAGTTTGTTGCGCAGCACGTACTCGACGAAGATCTGCCTGGCGCTGAACTCCTGCTCGTGGCTTTCGTCGTAGCCTTCGGGGTAGTCGTTCTTGTATTGCTCGACCGGCGGCAAGCCCACCGATTGCGGGGTGTCACGCATGGTGGCGAAGGCGAATACGGCCACCAGCACCGCCACGGCGGCAGGCACGTAGAAGGCCGCGTGCCAGTCGTTGGTCCAGCCCAGGCCCAGCAGGAACAGCGGGCCGATCAGGCCGCCGCCGACGTTGTGGGCGACGTTCCACACCGACACCACGCCGCCGCGCTCTTTCTGCGACCACCAGTGCACCATGGTCCGCCCGCTCGGCGGCCAGCCCATGCCCTGGGCCCAGCCATTGATGAACAGCAGCGTGAACATGATCGCCACACTGGAGGTGGCCCAATGCGCGAAACCGAAAATGAACATCACCCCGGCCGAGATCAACAGGCCGAAGGGCAGGAAGTAGCGCGGGTTGGAACGGTCCGAGACCAGGCCCATGAGGAACTTGGACAGGCCGTAGGCAATGGCGATGGCCGAGATGGCCAGGCCCAGTTGGCCACGGGTGTAGCCCTCTTCCTCGATGAGGTAGGGCATGGCCAGGGAGAAGTTCTTGCGCAGCAGGTAGTAGCCGGCATAACCAAAGAAGATCCCGGCGAAGATCTGCCAGCGCAGGCGGCGGTACGTGCTGTCGACGTGCTCGTCGGGCAGCGGCGCCCGGTGCGGGGCAGGGCGGAAGAAGGCAAGCATCTGAAGCTCCAAGCTTGTTATAGGTATGCGAATGCGAATATTACATTTTCGTTACAGAAAAAATATCGGT
This genomic stretch from Pseudomonas entomophila harbors:
- the glpT gene encoding glycerol-3-phosphate transporter translates to MLAFFRPAPHRAPLPDEHVDSTYRRLRWQIFAGIFFGYAGYYLLRKNFSLAMPYLIEEEGYTRGQLGLAISAIAIAYGLSKFLMGLVSDRSNPRYFLPFGLLISAGVMFIFGFAHWATSSVAIMFTLLFINGWAQGMGWPPSGRTMVHWWSQKERGGVVSVWNVAHNVGGGLIGPLFLLGLGWTNDWHAAFYVPAAVAVLVAVFAFATMRDTPQSVGLPPVEQYKNDYPEGYDESHEQEFSARQIFVEYVLRNKLLWYIALANVFVYLLRYGVLDWAPTYLKEAKHFSVDTTSWAYFFYEWAGIPGTLLCGWMSDKIFRGNRGLTGIVFMALVTVATLVYWLNPPGNPTIDMIALFSIGFLIYGPVMLVGLQALELAPKKAAGTAAGFTGLFGYLGGSVAASAAMGYTVDHFGWDGGFVMLVSACVLAIAFLIPTLRHTKVASSGREALA